From a region of the Balneolaceae bacterium genome:
- a CDS encoding tetratricopeptide repeat protein translates to MEFLKKNILTAILGLLVVGLAAADLRAQDRAAAVEAFNTARDLAQQGNYEKAISQYNQARANAVALGEEGQDIVERIEDALPRVHFFQARSIFESNNPPSSVEQYDQIISAFSEAASVGEDYGDTEIQTKAAGVVTQMYNNKASYLIRQENYEEALTAVNVALERNPSYSNALYQKALALKNLQRPQEEVLAAYDKAIEVAEQQGNSQVQNSASESAANYLFAMGADHAMNDNYTQAIELLNGSPGTRAPGVADAYDRLAFTYNKRSDWQQGLDYARQALEYSTGGAADQAKIYYELGLAYKGMGNTEEACSAFRNALHGDFTDPARNQIEEQLECESSTGQ, encoded by the coding sequence ATGGAGTTTCTGAAGAAAAATATACTGACCGCCATTCTGGGCCTGTTGGTCGTTGGACTTGCCGCCGCCGACCTGCGTGCGCAGGACCGTGCCGCTGCCGTTGAGGCCTTTAACACCGCCCGTGATCTTGCCCAGCAGGGTAACTACGAAAAGGCTATCAGCCAGTACAACCAGGCTCGGGCCAATGCCGTGGCGCTGGGCGAGGAGGGGCAGGACATTGTGGAAAGGATCGAGGACGCCCTGCCGCGCGTGCACTTTTTCCAGGCTCGCTCGATCTTCGAATCGAACAACCCGCCTTCTTCGGTCGAACAGTACGACCAGATCATCTCGGCCTTCAGCGAAGCCGCCAGCGTGGGCGAGGATTACGGTGACACCGAAATCCAGACCAAGGCCGCCGGTGTGGTCACCCAGATGTACAACAACAAAGCTTCCTACCTGATCCGCCAGGAGAACTATGAGGAGGCTCTTACCGCCGTTAATGTGGCCTTGGAACGCAACCCCTCCTATTCCAACGCACTCTACCAGAAGGCACTGGCCCTGAAGAATCTGCAGCGCCCCCAGGAGGAAGTGCTGGCCGCCTACGACAAGGCCATTGAGGTAGCCGAACAGCAGGGCAACAGCCAGGTTCAAAACAGCGCGTCCGAATCGGCCGCCAACTACCTCTTCGCCATGGGTGCCGACCACGCCATGAACGACAACTACACCCAGGCCATTGAGCTGCTGAACGGGAGCCCTGGAACACGGGCCCCAGGCGTCGCCGACGCCTACGACCGCCTGGCCTTCACCTACAACAAGCGCTCCGACTGGCAGCAGGGGCTCGATTACGCCCGGCAGGCCCTGGAGTACTCTACTGGCGGCGCAGCCGACCAGGCCAAGATCTACTACGAACTGGGACTGGCCTACAAGGGCATGGGCAACACCGAGGAGGCCTGCAGCGCCTTCCGCAACGCCCTGCACGGCGACTTTACCGATCCGGCCCGCAACCAGATCGAGGAGCAGCTGGAGTGCGAAAGCAGCACCGGCCAGTAA